In Pseudomonas putida, a genomic segment contains:
- a CDS encoding glutathione S-transferase, translating to MILYSFRRCPWAMRARLALRYAGCEVEICEVAMKNKPADLLALSPKGTVPVLDTGAGVLEESLDIMRWALDRNDPQDWRLLADPLAAQQAEALIARNDSEFKAQVNLYKYAERYPEHSRAYYREQAEPWLAQLEALLGDRPYLLAEHPSLADAALLPLMRQFAGVEPLWFAEAAYPRLRSWLEGWLDSALFKAVMGR from the coding sequence GTGATCCTCTACTCGTTCCGTCGCTGCCCTTGGGCCATGCGCGCACGCCTGGCCCTGCGCTATGCCGGGTGCGAGGTGGAAATCTGCGAGGTGGCGATGAAGAACAAGCCGGCCGATCTGCTGGCGTTGTCGCCCAAGGGTACGGTGCCGGTGCTCGACACCGGTGCCGGGGTGCTGGAGGAGAGCCTGGACATCATGCGCTGGGCGCTCGACCGCAACGACCCGCAGGACTGGCGGCTGCTGGCCGATCCCCTGGCTGCGCAACAGGCCGAGGCGCTGATCGCCCGTAACGACAGTGAGTTCAAGGCGCAGGTGAACCTGTACAAGTACGCCGAACGCTACCCGGAACATTCACGGGCGTACTACCGCGAGCAAGCCGAACCTTGGCTGGCGCAGCTGGAAGCCCTGCTGGGTGACCGGCCCTACTTGCTGGCCGAGCACCCGAGCCTGGCCGACGCCGCCCTGCTACCCCTGATGCGCCAGTTTGCCGGGGTCGAACCGCTGTGGTTCGCCGAGGCAGCTTATCCGCGACTGCGGAGCTGGCTGGAGGGATGGCTGGACTCGGCGCTGTTCAAGGCCGTGATGGGACGGTGA
- a CDS encoding AAA family ATPase produces MKILAIRLKNLASLAGPIDIDFTAEPLASAGLFAITGPTGAGKSTLLDALCLALFGSVPRLNDIGREAKVPDADGDIPTSDPRNLLRRGTGSGFAEVDFVGIDGRRYRARWEANRARDKANGKLQHSRQSFYDLDSDQVLASGKNEYKQLVEARLGLNFEQFTRAVMLAQSEFGAFLKADDKERSELLEKLTNTAIYTRLGQRAFSKARETGEAHSALKDRASHLLPVAEEARVELDQRLEQAQQQLKADQAGERLLEQQRNWLNEQQQLQAQHAEAGAALQAAEQHLQQLAEQRLDVQRLERLAPQRHQFHRQQTLGAQLAPLLARIDEQQRQQTELHRQTADLEQALEHARQALAHSQAQQAENAPRLRQAFAGQDNLTRLDQELAAQRSSAQEAEQQVAEAQQQLQQLEEHQQRSQQQLARIDAALANSEHLATLASAWQAYLPQLKQVMLIGGRLAKGREELPGLQAQASQANAQLQAERDAFELLFREAKAEPQALAEQIDLLGGMLQDNRKQQRAVEELSRLHGREMELRQLLDAQQLRQQHAMQQRQQLIGEGTAAKAELEAAEQALNLTRQLLERQRLARNTSVEELRGQLRDGEPCPVCGSAEHPFHQPEALLQSLGRHDQAEEAAAQQQVETLNGKLVELRTQLGVVNAQLKDNQQQQQQLAEQLQAQVAQVQAHSLWPALAPQDDQARSRWLAAQLQRLDEQIGQDEKRQAALLTLQKDAARLNQQLQALEQAQQQAQRHLEQQHQALANDEQQLQQGLDDLASVLPAEVLKTLSDDPANAFLALDQQIAQRLQQMEQRQDEQQEQQARQAQLDKLHDQQQARLQQQQQLQEKLATLDQQRQQAQAALAELLGEHTSAEAWQQHMDATLEQARALDADTTERLQALRTQGVQLASELKAELQRQQALEQEHQQLQGDIARWRAEHPELDDAGLDRLLAMDDAQASALRQQLQAAEKATEQGRVLLQERDQRLQQHAAQMTVHASAEELQQALDELRERLASHEQQCAELRAQQADDQRRQQAHQALAGEIDQAYQQWQRWARLNALIGSASGDVFRKIAQGYNLDLLLHHANSQLRQLARRYRLKRGGSALGLLVLDTEMGDELRSVHSLSGGETFLVSLALALGLASMASSTLRIESLFIDEGFGSLDPESLQLAMDALDGLQAQGRKVAVISHVQEMHERIPVQIQVRRQGNGLSDVEVCG; encoded by the coding sequence ATGAAGATTCTCGCCATTCGCCTGAAGAACCTGGCCTCGCTGGCGGGCCCGATCGATATCGATTTCACCGCCGAGCCCCTGGCCAGCGCCGGCCTGTTCGCCATCACCGGGCCTACCGGCGCCGGCAAGAGCACCCTGCTCGACGCCCTTTGCCTGGCGCTGTTCGGCAGCGTGCCGCGGCTCAACGACATTGGCCGCGAGGCCAAGGTGCCGGACGCCGACGGCGATATCCCCACTTCCGACCCGCGCAACCTGCTGCGCCGGGGCACCGGCAGCGGCTTTGCCGAGGTCGACTTCGTCGGCATCGACGGGCGCCGCTACCGCGCTCGCTGGGAAGCCAACCGCGCCCGCGACAAGGCCAACGGCAAGCTGCAACACAGTCGCCAGAGCTTTTACGACCTGGACAGCGACCAGGTGCTGGCCAGCGGCAAGAACGAGTACAAGCAGTTGGTCGAGGCCCGCCTGGGGCTGAATTTCGAGCAGTTCACCCGGGCGGTGATGCTGGCCCAGAGCGAATTCGGCGCCTTCCTCAAGGCCGACGACAAGGAACGCAGCGAGCTGCTGGAAAAGCTCACCAACACCGCCATCTACACTCGCCTGGGCCAACGCGCCTTCAGCAAGGCACGCGAAACCGGCGAAGCGCACAGCGCGCTCAAGGACCGCGCCAGCCACCTGCTGCCAGTGGCCGAAGAGGCACGCGTCGAGCTGGACCAACGCCTCGAACAGGCGCAGCAGCAACTCAAGGCCGACCAGGCCGGCGAGCGCCTGCTGGAACAACAGCGTAACTGGCTCAACGAACAACAGCAGCTGCAGGCCCAGCACGCCGAAGCGGGCGCGGCGCTGCAGGCTGCCGAACAGCACCTGCAGCAATTGGCCGAGCAACGCCTCGATGTGCAGCGCCTGGAGCGCCTGGCACCGCAGCGCCACCAGTTCCACCGTCAGCAGACCCTGGGCGCGCAACTGGCGCCGCTGCTGGCCCGCATCGACGAGCAGCAACGCCAGCAGACCGAACTGCACCGCCAGACCGCCGACCTCGAGCAGGCCCTGGAACACGCTCGCCAGGCTCTGGCCCACAGCCAGGCCCAGCAGGCCGAGAACGCCCCACGCCTGCGCCAGGCGTTCGCCGGCCAGGACAACCTCACCCGCCTCGACCAGGAACTGGCGGCGCAACGCAGCAGCGCCCAGGAGGCCGAACAGCAAGTCGCCGAAGCTCAGCAGCAGTTGCAACAGCTGGAGGAACACCAGCAGCGCAGCCAACAACAACTGGCGCGGATCGACGCAGCCCTGGCCAACAGCGAGCACCTGGCGACGCTGGCCAGTGCCTGGCAGGCGTATCTGCCGCAACTCAAGCAGGTGATGCTGATCGGCGGGCGCCTGGCCAAGGGCCGTGAAGAGCTGCCCGGCCTGCAAGCCCAGGCCAGCCAGGCCAATGCCCAGCTGCAAGCCGAGCGCGATGCCTTCGAGCTGTTGTTCCGCGAAGCCAAGGCCGAACCCCAGGCCCTGGCCGAGCAGATCGACCTGCTCGGCGGCATGCTCCAGGACAACCGCAAGCAGCAGCGCGCCGTCGAGGAACTGTCGCGCCTGCATGGCCGGGAAATGGAGCTGCGCCAGCTCCTCGACGCCCAACAGTTGCGCCAGCAGCACGCCATGCAGCAACGCCAGCAATTGATCGGTGAAGGCACTGCGGCCAAGGCCGAGCTGGAAGCCGCCGAGCAGGCCCTGAACCTCACCCGCCAGTTGCTCGAGCGCCAGCGTCTGGCCCGCAACACCAGCGTCGAGGAACTGCGTGGCCAACTGCGCGACGGCGAGCCATGCCCGGTGTGCGGCAGCGCCGAACATCCGTTCCATCAGCCCGAGGCCCTGTTGCAGAGCCTCGGCCGCCATGACCAGGCCGAGGAAGCGGCAGCGCAGCAGCAGGTCGAGACACTCAACGGCAAGCTGGTCGAGCTGCGTACCCAATTGGGCGTGGTCAACGCCCAGCTCAAGGACAACCAGCAACAACAGCAGCAGTTGGCCGAGCAGTTGCAGGCCCAGGTGGCGCAGGTGCAGGCGCACAGCCTGTGGCCAGCCCTGGCGCCGCAGGACGACCAGGCCCGCAGCCGCTGGCTGGCCGCTCAGTTGCAGCGCCTGGACGAACAGATCGGCCAGGACGAGAAGCGCCAGGCTGCGCTGCTCACCCTGCAAAAGGACGCCGCACGCCTCAACCAGCAACTGCAGGCCCTCGAGCAGGCTCAACAACAGGCGCAGCGCCACCTCGAGCAGCAGCATCAGGCCCTGGCCAACGACGAACAGCAGTTGCAGCAAGGCCTGGACGACCTGGCCAGCGTGCTCCCGGCAGAGGTGCTCAAGACCTTGAGCGACGACCCGGCCAACGCCTTCCTCGCCCTCGACCAACAGATCGCCCAACGCCTGCAACAGATGGAACAGCGCCAGGACGAACAGCAAGAGCAGCAAGCGCGCCAGGCCCAACTGGACAAGCTGCACGATCAGCAGCAGGCACGGCTGCAACAGCAACAGCAGTTGCAGGAAAAACTCGCCACGCTCGACCAGCAGCGCCAGCAGGCCCAGGCCGCGCTTGCCGAACTGCTCGGCGAACACACCAGCGCCGAAGCCTGGCAACAGCACATGGACGCAACCCTCGAGCAGGCCCGAGCGCTCGATGCCGATACCACCGAGCGTCTGCAAGCGCTGCGCACCCAGGGCGTGCAACTGGCCAGCGAACTCAAGGCCGAGCTGCAACGTCAACAGGCGCTGGAGCAAGAGCACCAGCAACTGCAGGGCGACATCGCGCGGTGGCGCGCAGAGCACCCCGAACTGGACGACGCCGGCCTGGATCGCCTGCTGGCCATGGATGACGCCCAGGCGAGCGCACTGCGCCAGCAGTTGCAAGCGGCGGAAAAGGCTACCGAGCAAGGCCGAGTGCTATTGCAGGAACGCGACCAGCGCCTGCAACAGCATGCCGCGCAGATGACCGTGCACGCTTCGGCCGAGGAGCTCCAGCAAGCCCTGGACGAGCTACGCGAGCGCCTGGCCAGCCACGAACAGCAATGCGCCGAGCTGCGTGCACAGCAGGCCGACGACCAGCGCCGGCAGCAGGCGCACCAGGCCCTTGCCGGTGAAATCGACCAGGCCTACCAGCAATGGCAGCGCTGGGCGCGGCTCAATGCGCTGATCGGCTCGGCCTCCGGCGATGTATTCCGCAAGATCGCCCAGGGCTACAACCTCGACCTGCTGCTGCACCACGCCAACAGCCAACTGCGCCAACTGGCCCGCCGCTACCGCCTCAAGCGCGGCGGCAGCGCCCTCGGCCTGCTGGTGCTGGACACCGAGATGGGCGACGAGCTGCGCTCGGTGCATTCGCTGTCGGGAGGCGAAACCTTCCTGGTCTCGCTCGCCCTGGCCCTGGGCCTGGCGTCGATGGCCTCGAGCACCCTGCGCATCGAATCGTTGTTCATCGACGAAGGCTTCGGCAGCCTCGACCCCGAATCGCTGCAGTTGGCCATGGACGCGCTCGACGGCCTGCAGGCGCAAGGTCGCAAGGTCGCGGTGATTTCCCACGTACAGGAAATGCACGAGCGGATCCCGGTGCAGATCCAGGTGCGTCGCCAAGGCAACGGCCTGAGCGATGTCGAGGTCTGTGGGTGA
- a CDS encoding exonuclease SbcCD subunit D C-terminal domain-containing protein, translated as MRLFHTSDWHLGQSLHGQERDFEHACFLDWLLGQLRLRQPDALLIAGDIFDTVNPPVKAQERLYDFIVQAHEQQPKLDIVMIAGNHDSGSRIELPAALMRRLRTHALGRVHWLDEGQLDAERLLIPLSNARGKVEAWCLALPFLRPAEVTGPQLGDDYLQGIAQVHQQLIAAAQTKRKKGQALIAISHAHMAGGSVSEDSERSLIIGNAEALPAKLFDKAISYVALGHLHKPQKVNRENRIRYSGSPIPLSFAEINYPHQVLEIELDGAELVSVEPRPVPRAVALQRIGPAPLGELLVQLAELPVIDLLEDPNRQPWLEVRVQLDEPQPDLRQQIESALHGKAVRLIRISAEYLGRGNQEDDDLAFVELSQMTPQDLFSRAWEQAYGNPVDEQVLADFALLLQDVQLEEEQP; from the coding sequence ATGCGTCTGTTTCATACCTCCGACTGGCACCTGGGCCAAAGCCTGCACGGCCAGGAACGCGATTTCGAACATGCTTGCTTCCTCGACTGGCTGCTGGGCCAACTGCGCCTGCGCCAGCCCGACGCGCTGCTGATCGCCGGCGACATCTTCGACACGGTCAACCCTCCGGTCAAAGCCCAGGAGCGCCTCTACGACTTCATCGTCCAGGCCCACGAACAACAGCCCAAGCTCGATATCGTGATGATCGCCGGCAACCACGACTCCGGTTCACGCATCGAGCTGCCCGCCGCACTGATGCGTCGCCTGCGTACCCACGCCCTGGGCCGGGTGCACTGGCTCGACGAAGGCCAGCTGGACGCCGAGCGTTTGTTGATTCCGCTGAGCAACGCACGCGGCAAGGTCGAGGCTTGGTGCCTGGCCCTGCCGTTCCTGCGCCCGGCCGAGGTCACCGGCCCGCAGCTGGGCGACGACTACCTGCAAGGCATCGCCCAGGTCCACCAGCAACTGATCGCCGCTGCGCAGACCAAGCGCAAGAAGGGCCAGGCGCTGATCGCCATCAGCCACGCGCACATGGCCGGCGGCTCGGTGTCCGAAGACTCCGAGCGCAGCCTGATCATCGGTAACGCCGAGGCCCTGCCGGCCAAGCTGTTCGACAAGGCCATCAGCTATGTCGCCCTCGGCCACCTGCACAAGCCGCAGAAGGTCAACCGGGAAAACCGCATCCGCTACAGCGGCTCGCCGATCCCGCTGTCGTTCGCCGAGATCAACTACCCGCACCAGGTGCTGGAGATCGAGCTCGACGGTGCCGAGCTGGTCAGCGTCGAACCGCGCCCAGTGCCACGCGCCGTGGCCTTGCAGCGCATCGGCCCGGCGCCGCTGGGTGAACTACTCGTGCAACTCGCCGAACTGCCGGTGATCGACCTGCTCGAAGACCCCAACCGCCAGCCCTGGCTGGAGGTCCGCGTGCAGCTGGACGAGCCGCAGCCCGACCTGCGCCAGCAGATCGAGAGCGCCTTGCACGGCAAGGCCGTGCGCCTGATCCGCATCAGCGCCGAATACCTCGGTCGCGGCAACCAGGAAGACGACGACCTGGCTTTCGTCGAACTGTCGCAGATGACGCCGCAGGACCTGTTCAGCCGCGCCTGGGAACAGGCCTACGGCAACCCCGTGGACGAGCAGGTGCTGGCCGACTTCGCCCTGTTGTTGCAGGACGTACAGCTGGAAGAGGAGCAGCCATGA
- a CDS encoding protein BatD, whose product MSRFGVFLFSLLCSVMAQAAPSLQASVDRNRLEAGETFELTLESQDVTQFGKPDLRALEGDFEVRGTRQLNSLHTLDGETRASTRWIITLLPRHSGSLRIPELQLGQSHSQPIDLQVLQADASRPDSARQVFVEATVDNEQVYVQAQVVLTLRIYHSVSLYDDSSLSPLQLDNAKVEPLGESRTYEKDINGVRHGVIETRYVVYPQQSGTLEIPPLTFTATAADGAPQAASARTGRQVQVSSLPLRIAVRPIPAAWPADTPWLPARSLSLEEHWNPDPASQATQIGDSLTRSITLRAEGLSSTQLPPLPATEINGLRRYPDQPLLRNDINERGMTANREEREALVPTHSGELALPALEVTWWNTREDHLEHSSLPARTLNVQDNPALSAETPVGDASTGSTLLWPWQLATLVFALTTLLGFALWWRARSQPAVLRAAQNGPSPRTLLDDLKRACLANDPQATRQALDAWARQQPETLAEMAARFVPLSDALDGLNGALYSESGQYWQGEELWRAIGTIPPAEQVVVPAGENGSLPPLYPK is encoded by the coding sequence ATGAGTCGCTTCGGCGTCTTTCTTTTCAGCCTGCTGTGCAGCGTGATGGCCCAGGCCGCACCGAGCCTGCAGGCCAGTGTCGACCGCAACCGCCTGGAAGCTGGCGAAACCTTCGAGCTGACCCTCGAAAGCCAGGACGTGACCCAGTTCGGCAAGCCCGACCTGCGTGCCCTGGAAGGCGACTTCGAGGTGCGCGGCACGCGCCAGCTCAACAGCCTGCACACCCTCGACGGCGAGACCCGCGCCAGCACCCGCTGGATCATCACCCTGCTGCCCCGTCACAGCGGCAGCCTGCGCATTCCCGAACTGCAGTTGGGCCAGTCGCACAGCCAACCGATCGACCTGCAGGTGCTGCAAGCCGACGCCAGCCGCCCGGACAGCGCCAGGCAAGTGTTCGTCGAAGCGACCGTGGACAACGAGCAGGTCTACGTCCAGGCCCAGGTCGTACTGACCCTGCGCATCTACCATTCGGTGTCGCTGTATGACGATAGCAGCCTCAGCCCGCTGCAGCTGGACAACGCCAAGGTCGAGCCCTTGGGCGAGTCGCGCACCTATGAAAAAGACATCAACGGCGTGCGCCATGGGGTGATCGAGACACGCTACGTGGTCTACCCGCAGCAGAGCGGCACCCTGGAAATACCGCCGCTGACCTTCACCGCAACCGCCGCCGACGGGGCGCCGCAAGCCGCCAGTGCCCGCACAGGCCGCCAGGTGCAAGTCAGCTCGCTGCCGCTGCGCATCGCCGTGCGTCCGATCCCTGCGGCCTGGCCGGCTGACACACCTTGGCTGCCAGCGCGCAGCCTGAGCCTGGAAGAACACTGGAACCCCGACCCTGCCAGCCAGGCCACGCAGATCGGCGATTCGCTGACCCGCAGCATCACCCTGCGCGCCGAAGGCCTGTCCAGCACCCAGTTGCCCCCGCTGCCGGCCACCGAAATCAACGGCCTGCGCCGCTACCCCGACCAACCGCTGCTGCGCAACGACATCAACGAACGCGGCATGACCGCCAACCGCGAAGAGCGCGAGGCGCTGGTACCCACCCACAGCGGCGAACTGGCCCTGCCCGCGTTGGAAGTGACCTGGTGGAACACCCGCGAGGATCACCTGGAGCACAGCAGCCTGCCGGCCCGAACCCTGAACGTGCAGGACAACCCGGCGCTGAGCGCCGAGACCCCGGTGGGCGACGCCAGCACCGGCAGTACCCTGCTCTGGCCTTGGCAGTTGGCCACGCTGGTGTTCGCCCTGACCACGCTGCTGGGCTTCGCCCTCTGGTGGCGGGCGCGCTCGCAGCCGGCGGTGCTACGTGCCGCGCAAAACGGGCCGAGCCCACGCACGCTGCTCGACGATCTCAAGCGCGCGTGCCTGGCCAACGACCCCCAGGCCACCCGCCAGGCCCTGGACGCCTGGGCTCGCCAGCAACCGGAAACCCTGGCCGAGATGGCGGCGCGCTTCGTGCCGTTGTCGGATGCGCTGGATGGCCTGAACGGCGCGTTGTACAGCGAAAGTGGCCAGTACTGGCAGGGTGAGGAATTGTGGCGCGCCATCGGCACGATTCCCCCGGCTGAGCAGGTGGTGGTGCCTGCTGGGGAAAACGGCAGCCTGCCGCCGCTGTATCCGAAGTGA
- a CDS encoding tetratricopeptide repeat protein, translating into MIELWPQWLRPLWLLLIPLLGWLLFKLWHRRKRAGRWQMILPAAFHPVLLGGGSGSNSKLPWVALGLAWLLVVLALLGPSWQRLEETRQRPADPLVILLELTPQMLAEDATPNRLEQARRKILDLLEHRRDSQTALIVYAGSAHTLVPLSDDLGTTRNLLEAIDPSIMPQPGQRADLAVQKGLALLAQSGLGQGRLLLVGSSLGADERQGIVKALGRQGPSLLMLGIGSREGAPVRQANGEYLKDDQGGILVPRLDSAGLKAFITGTGGRYRHARIDDLDLRGLGLFDTHHSLRSDGQNLQLDRWADQGYWLLLPLLLLAACAGRRGWLFCLPLLLALPQPGQAMDFDDLWLRPDQQGQRLLEQQRPADAAEHFRNPLWRGMALYQAGDYAGAAQAFAQSNSAAAHYNRGNALARSGELEAALDAYEQALERQPDLQPALDNQALVQQLLQQREGQAEQQPASSDAQGSPGSDTEGNSSSASNPAQGTPGSDKQAAAQEPGESSGNSQAAPGGNPGGDDDGITQPPQRPASASLDAEQRQALEQWLREIPDNPAELLRRKFWYEQQLHQENPR; encoded by the coding sequence ATGATCGAACTCTGGCCGCAATGGCTACGCCCGCTGTGGTTGCTGCTGATACCGCTGCTCGGCTGGCTGCTGTTCAAGCTGTGGCACCGGCGCAAGCGCGCCGGGCGCTGGCAGATGATCCTGCCGGCGGCGTTCCATCCGGTATTGCTCGGCGGTGGCAGTGGCAGCAACAGCAAGCTGCCGTGGGTCGCCCTGGGGCTGGCCTGGCTGCTGGTGGTGCTGGCCCTGCTCGGGCCGAGCTGGCAGCGCCTGGAAGAAACCCGCCAGCGCCCGGCAGACCCACTGGTGATCCTGCTCGAACTGACCCCGCAGATGCTCGCCGAAGACGCCACGCCCAACCGCCTGGAACAGGCGCGGCGCAAGATTCTCGATCTGCTCGAGCACCGCCGCGACAGCCAGACCGCCTTGATCGTCTACGCCGGGTCCGCCCACACCCTGGTGCCGCTGTCCGACGACCTCGGCACCACACGCAACCTGCTCGAGGCCATCGACCCGTCGATCATGCCGCAACCCGGCCAGCGCGCCGACCTGGCCGTACAGAAAGGCCTGGCCCTGCTGGCCCAGAGCGGCCTGGGCCAAGGGCGCCTGCTATTGGTGGGCTCGTCACTTGGCGCCGATGAGCGCCAAGGCATCGTCAAAGCCCTGGGCCGCCAGGGGCCGAGCCTGCTGATGCTGGGTATCGGCAGCCGCGAAGGCGCGCCGGTGCGCCAGGCCAATGGCGAGTACCTCAAGGACGACCAGGGTGGCATCCTCGTGCCACGCCTGGACAGCGCTGGCCTCAAGGCCTTCATCACCGGCACCGGCGGGCGCTACCGCCATGCCCGCATCGACGACCTCGACCTGCGCGGGCTGGGCCTGTTCGATACCCATCACAGCCTGCGCAGCGACGGGCAGAACCTGCAGCTCGATCGCTGGGCCGACCAGGGCTATTGGCTGCTGTTGCCGCTGCTGTTGCTGGCGGCCTGCGCCGGGCGTCGCGGCTGGCTGTTCTGCCTGCCACTGCTGCTGGCCCTGCCGCAACCTGGCCAGGCCATGGACTTCGATGACCTGTGGTTGCGTCCCGACCAACAAGGCCAGCGCCTGCTGGAACAACAACGTCCGGCAGACGCGGCCGAGCATTTCCGCAACCCGCTGTGGCGCGGCATGGCGCTGTACCAGGCTGGCGACTATGCCGGCGCGGCACAGGCATTCGCCCAGAGCAACAGCGCCGCGGCGCACTACAATCGGGGCAATGCCCTGGCCCGCAGCGGCGAGCTGGAAGCCGCGCTCGACGCCTACGAACAGGCCCTGGAACGTCAGCCCGACCTGCAACCGGCGCTGGACAATCAGGCGCTGGTGCAGCAACTTCTGCAGCAGCGCGAAGGCCAGGCCGAACAGCAACCCGCCAGCAGCGACGCCCAGGGCAGCCCAGGCAGCGATACCGAAGGCAACAGCAGCTCGGCCAGCAACCCCGCCCAAGGCACGCCCGGCAGCGACAAGCAGGCTGCGGCGCAGGAGCCAGGCGAAAGCAGCGGCAACAGCCAGGCCGCGCCCGGCGGCAACCCAGGTGGCGACGACGACGGCATTACCCAGCCACCGCAACGCCCAGCTTCCGCCAGCCTCGACGCCGAACAGCGTCAGGCGCTGGAACAATGGCTGCGGGAGATCCCCGACAATCCGGCGGAGCTGCTGCGGCGCAAATTCTGGTATGAACAGCAATTGCATCAGGAAAATCCACGATGA
- a CDS encoding vWA domain-containing protein, translated as MFEFAWPWILALLPLPWLTRLLLPPADSGEPVLKVGFLRELEGLAGRRARLNLPTLRQQLPFMVIWLLLLFAAARPQWLGEPVPVAASGRDLLVAVDVSGSMDFPDMQWQGEDISRLDLVKALLGDFLQDREGDRVGLILFGSQAYLQAPLTFDRRTVHTFLDEAQIGIAGKNTAIGDAIGLAVKRLRARPAQSRVLVLVTDGANNGGQIHPLTAARLAAQEGVRIYTIGIGANPEASGTPGLLGLNPSLDLDEASLKEIAELTHGAYFRAHDGAELDAIGDTLDQLEPVAQQPTQARTASELYAWPLALALLLSVLLVVATLWPDNLLQRALRRPRFLQPHPEWRQRLKRLRLRRRR; from the coding sequence ATGTTTGAGTTCGCCTGGCCGTGGATTCTGGCGCTGCTGCCGCTGCCCTGGCTGACACGCCTGCTGCTGCCGCCCGCCGACAGCGGTGAACCGGTGCTCAAGGTCGGCTTCCTGCGCGAGCTCGAAGGCCTGGCCGGGCGCCGTGCCCGGCTGAACCTGCCGACCCTGCGCCAGCAACTGCCGTTCATGGTCATCTGGTTGCTGCTGCTGTTCGCTGCCGCACGCCCACAGTGGCTGGGCGAGCCGGTACCGGTCGCCGCCAGCGGCCGCGACCTGCTGGTGGCGGTGGACGTGTCGGGCTCGATGGACTTCCCCGACATGCAATGGCAAGGCGAGGACATCAGCCGCCTCGACCTGGTCAAGGCGCTGCTCGGCGACTTCCTCCAGGACCGCGAAGGCGACCGGGTCGGCCTGATCCTGTTCGGCAGCCAGGCCTATCTGCAGGCTCCACTGACCTTCGACCGGCGTACCGTGCACACCTTCCTCGACGAGGCGCAGATCGGCATCGCCGGCAAGAACACCGCCATCGGCGACGCCATTGGCCTTGCGGTCAAGCGCTTGCGCGCGCGTCCGGCGCAGAGCCGGGTACTGGTGCTGGTGACCGATGGCGCCAACAACGGCGGGCAGATCCACCCGTTGACCGCCGCCCGCCTGGCCGCCCAGGAAGGCGTGCGCATCTATACCATCGGCATCGGCGCCAACCCCGAGGCCAGCGGCACCCCGGGCCTGCTGGGGCTGAACCCGAGCCTGGACCTGGACGAAGCCTCGCTCAAGGAAATCGCCGAACTGACCCACGGTGCCTACTTCCGCGCCCACGACGGCGCCGAACTGGACGCCATCGGCGACACCCTCGACCAGTTGGAGCCGGTGGCCCAGCAACCGACCCAGGCGCGCACCGCCAGCGAGCTCTATGCCTGGCCGCTGGCCCTGGCACTGCTGCTCAGCGTGCTGCTGGTGGTGGCCACGCTGTGGCCGGACAACCTGCTGCAGCGTGCGCTGCGCCGGCCACGCTTCCTGCAACCCCACCCCGAATGGCGCCAGCGCCTCAAGCGCCTGCGCCTGAGGAGGCGGCGATGA
- a CDS encoding DUF58 domain-containing protein: MPSTPQAEPGIRIGLAELIDMRHRVREIQLFSRPGQRSPLVGLHHSKLRGRGVDFDQVRVYQAGDDVRNIDWRVTARTQEPHTKLFHEERERPIFILVEQSHRLFFGTGLMFKSVLAAQAAALFGWAALGHNDRIGGLVFGDNEHHEIKPRRSKQSLLQLLNRLARANQALHTEATPHADNLGLALRRAREVLRPGSLAIVICDERSLSDQAEQHLAMLSRHCDLLLMPVSDPLDHALPAAGLLRFAQRSRQLELDTLDASLRQAYRQQAEARVERWELMAQKLRILLMPLSTQSEMIEQLREHTNAQRPGSQP; this comes from the coding sequence ATGCCCAGCACGCCGCAGGCCGAACCCGGCATCCGCATCGGCCTTGCCGAGCTGATCGACATGCGCCACCGCGTACGTGAGATCCAGCTGTTTTCCCGGCCTGGCCAGCGCAGCCCTCTGGTAGGCCTGCACCACTCCAAGCTGCGTGGGCGCGGCGTCGACTTCGACCAGGTGCGGGTGTACCAGGCGGGCGACGACGTGCGCAACATCGACTGGCGGGTCACCGCACGCACCCAGGAGCCGCACACCAAGCTGTTCCACGAGGAGCGCGAGCGGCCGATCTTCATCCTCGTCGAGCAGAGCCATCGCCTGTTCTTCGGCACCGGCCTGATGTTCAAGTCGGTGCTCGCCGCCCAGGCTGCGGCGTTGTTCGGCTGGGCTGCGCTGGGCCACAACGACCGCATTGGCGGCCTGGTGTTCGGCGACAACGAGCACCACGAAATCAAACCTCGTCGCAGCAAGCAGAGCCTGCTGCAACTGCTCAACCGCCTGGCCCGGGCCAACCAGGCGCTGCACACCGAAGCGACGCCGCACGCGGACAACCTCGGCTTGGCCCTGCGCCGGGCGCGGGAAGTGCTACGCCCCGGCAGCCTGGCCATCGTCATTTGCGACGAGCGCTCGCTGAGCGACCAGGCCGAACAGCACCTGGCCATGCTCTCGCGCCACTGCGACCTGCTGCTGATGCCGGTCAGCGACCCGCTCGACCATGCCCTGCCGGCCGCCGGCCTGTTGCGCTTCGCCCAGCGCAGCCGGCAACTGGAGCTCGACACCCTGGATGCCAGCCTGCGCCAGGCCTACCGCCAGCAGGCCGAGGCGCGGGTCGAGCGCTGGGAACTGATGGCGCAGAAATTGCGAATCCTGCTGATGCCCCTGAGCACCCAGAGCGAAATGATCGAGCAACTGCGCGAACACACCAACGCCCAACGGCCCGGGAGCCAGCCGTGA